One segment of Aquimarina sp. BL5 DNA contains the following:
- a CDS encoding type VI secretion system baseplate subunit TssF, with amino-acid sequence MIKKAASLWGVSPNEIESSFDPVVSLLIGACASEIEKISGEIDNSQTRITERLIQLMTPETLYGSRPAHGIVYSEPIEKKSTITPEHLLYYKKKVKTKNASTELKNIYFSPIQKNELIDATISRMICGDKIFELEGKRKTISPLSFNKGGSLPNSTLYLGVSSEHEKIALKDVSFYFELLDVQENELFYHHLKNATFYIDGKSVDVFPGYYNSNVSRRINLESIFDYKPNKTRNIEQQIKKLYKKHFISVKSNISLNSGAKIPEEFSNFINQKDHDDLADFSWIKIEFPRIIDDSVLESVYCTFNAFPALNRKWESISYQLKDYIDIVPISTQELFLDIKSISNTSGKEYRLRENDSSLDDKGTYVIRRDNVSKLDYRKAREYLIHLIELLKDESASFSFFGNDFLQSNINELNQNISLLEKKVSDMKKSSEETNYISVKPYKKKDTLLVEYWVTNGEDANQIKSGNSLNIYQGTDLKQKGSLFLTSTFQGKNNLGMEERLNAYRRALLSRNRIVTREDIKALCYELCSNKVQEVKVSKGFKTDIHISKGLIPCIEVKLLVNKAEKTSSGEWDSLKSNILSILEQQSLNVFPYKITVVD; translated from the coding sequence ATGATCAAAAAGGCAGCTTCCCTTTGGGGAGTTTCTCCTAATGAAATAGAAAGTTCTTTTGATCCTGTTGTATCTCTTCTTATTGGAGCTTGTGCTTCGGAAATAGAAAAAATTTCTGGAGAAATTGATAATTCTCAGACCCGAATAACAGAGCGGTTGATTCAATTAATGACTCCAGAAACTTTATATGGATCGAGACCAGCACATGGAATAGTTTATTCTGAACCAATTGAGAAGAAATCGACAATTACACCAGAGCATTTATTGTATTATAAGAAAAAAGTAAAAACAAAGAATGCTAGCACTGAACTGAAAAATATATATTTTTCCCCAATTCAGAAAAACGAATTAATTGATGCGACTATTAGTCGTATGATTTGTGGAGATAAGATTTTTGAGTTAGAAGGTAAGAGGAAGACAATAAGTCCTTTGTCCTTTAACAAGGGAGGTTCATTGCCAAATTCTACTTTATATTTAGGTGTCTCATCCGAGCATGAGAAAATTGCGTTAAAGGATGTGTCCTTTTATTTTGAGTTATTAGATGTACAAGAGAATGAACTTTTTTATCATCATCTTAAAAATGCAACTTTTTATATAGACGGTAAGTCTGTAGATGTTTTTCCGGGATATTATAATAGTAATGTTTCAAGACGAATAAATTTAGAATCTATATTTGATTATAAACCGAATAAAACAAGAAATATAGAACAGCAGATAAAAAAGCTGTATAAAAAACACTTTATTTCCGTAAAATCGAATATTTCACTGAATTCCGGGGCTAAAATACCAGAAGAATTTTCTAACTTTATAAATCAGAAGGATCATGATGATTTAGCTGATTTTAGTTGGATTAAGATTGAGTTTCCAAGAATTATTGATGATTCGGTTTTGGAGAGTGTTTATTGTACTTTTAATGCTTTTCCTGCCCTTAATAGAAAGTGGGAAAGTATTTCTTATCAGTTAAAGGATTATATAGATATTGTCCCAATAAGTACGCAGGAATTATTCCTTGATATAAAATCGATATCTAATACTTCAGGAAAGGAGTATAGGTTAAGGGAAAATGATTCTTCTTTAGATGATAAAGGTACTTATGTTATTAGAAGAGATAATGTAAGTAAATTGGATTATAGAAAAGCACGCGAGTATTTGATACATTTGATTGAATTATTGAAAGATGAAAGTGCTTCTTTTTCCTTTTTTGGAAATGATTTTTTACAATCCAATATAAACGAATTAAATCAGAACATTTCTTTATTAGAAAAGAAAGTGTCTGACATGAAAAAATCATCAGAAGAAACGAATTATATTTCGGTAAAACCGTATAAGAAGAAGGATACACTTTTGGTAGAATATTGGGTGACTAATGGTGAAGATGCAAATCAAATTAAATCGGGGAATTCACTAAATATCTATCAGGGAACTGATTTGAAACAAAAAGGGAGTTTGTTTCTAACATCTACATTTCAAGGTAAAAATAACCTTGGGATGGAAGAAAGGCTTAATGCTTATAGAAGAGCTTTGCTATCTAGAAATCGAATTGTTACTAGAGAAGATATAAAAGCACTTTGTTATGAATTATGCAGTAATAAAGTACAGGAAGTAAAGGTGTCTAAAGGTTTTAAAACCGATATTCATATTTCTAAAGGACTTATTCCTTGTATCGAAGTTAAGCTTTTGGTAAACAAAGCAGAAAAAACATCATCTGGTGAGTGGGATTCTTTAAAAAGTAACATTTTGTCTATTTTGGAACAACAATCCCTAAATGTGTTTCCATATAAGATTACAGTAGTAGATTAA
- a CDS encoding PKD domain-containing protein, with protein MKKSSSTTNYHMDKSVVLFFIITILVTATVFAFKYVNYTPCEIIELSYSKTEAKVDESIEFEDKTIGALEWKWDFGDSTATDTRRKLFHTYKKPGEYTISLIVNGKCPKIQTITVLEKEEVLDPLKKAKFKILTPKIRVGEKLKVKDNTLNATSWEWNFEDAIGANSKEQNPEYVYNTEGKKTITLIPNGELKYATKQTIEVLPKIIEVVRRDETVVREISTIPVDPIGEGSIDVDPKEEFKAPFINEKSFKAKLILVSTKKASVNDFKDYLCGNLDLPIIVNRKRTTFIEFCEKIKGKGIKIKELELTREDNNCIKNIVLKYSKTSIF; from the coding sequence ATGAAAAAATCAAGTAGTACAACGAATTATCATATGGATAAAAGTGTAGTGTTGTTTTTTATCATAACAATACTGGTAACGGCAACGGTGTTTGCCTTTAAATACGTTAATTACACTCCTTGCGAAATTATAGAACTTTCTTACAGTAAAACCGAAGCTAAAGTAGATGAGTCTATTGAGTTTGAAGATAAAACAATAGGAGCGCTGGAGTGGAAATGGGATTTTGGAGATAGTACTGCAACGGATACAAGAAGAAAACTTTTTCATACCTATAAGAAGCCTGGAGAATATACGATTTCACTGATTGTTAATGGTAAATGTCCAAAAATTCAGACTATTACTGTTTTAGAGAAAGAAGAGGTTTTAGATCCTTTAAAGAAAGCTAAGTTTAAAATTCTTACACCAAAAATAAGAGTTGGAGAAAAATTAAAAGTAAAAGATAATACCCTAAATGCAACATCTTGGGAATGGAATTTTGAAGATGCTATAGGAGCTAATTCTAAAGAGCAGAATCCTGAGTATGTTTATAATACAGAAGGAAAGAAGACAATTACCTTAATCCCTAATGGAGAGCTTAAATATGCTACTAAGCAGACTATAGAAGTATTGCCTAAGATAATAGAGGTAGTTCGAAGAGATGAGACTGTAGTCCGAGAAATATCTACTATTCCGGTGGATCCTATCGGAGAAGGCTCTATTGATGTTGATCCTAAAGAAGAGTTTAAAGCACCTTTTATAAATGAAAAATCGTTTAAAGCTAAACTTATTCTTGTCTCGACAAAGAAAGCAAGTGTTAATGATTTTAAGGACTATCTATGTGGAAATCTTGACTTACCAATAATAGTGAACAGAAAGCGAACTACTTTTATTGAGTTTTGTGAAAAAATCAAAGGAAAGGGTATTAAGATAAAAGAATTAGAGTTAACCCGAGAGGATAACAATTGTATAAAGAATATTGTACTGAAATATTCTAAAACAAGTATATTTTAA
- the tssO gene encoding type VI secretion system TssO gives MKPKNSKERRNSVLKFALLFLFTVALIVTAFFFDFDRIPFKENEVLRERKAVIEKKEKFQKDFSKGMFTIEKLIDSLNRPDKKEDLYYINRSLESEIGDLSETIDPKDTTYAYKMYVNIVSSYRQIKEMKALLSKQEAEVKKLEEYKTALRETREQLDKAKTDLDLCRASRR, from the coding sequence ATGAAACCAAAAAACAGTAAAGAAAGAAGAAATAGTGTACTAAAATTTGCCTTACTATTTTTATTTACAGTCGCATTAATCGTAACCGCATTCTTTTTTGATTTTGACAGAATTCCTTTTAAGGAGAATGAAGTATTAAGAGAGCGTAAAGCTGTTATAGAAAAAAAGGAAAAGTTTCAAAAAGACTTCTCTAAAGGAATGTTTACGATAGAAAAATTGATAGATTCTTTAAACAGGCCTGATAAAAAAGAAGATCTGTATTATATTAATAGATCTTTAGAGTCAGAAATAGGGGATCTAAGTGAAACTATTGATCCTAAAGATACTACATATGCATACAAAATGTATGTGAATATTGTAAGTTCTTATAGACAAATTAAAGAGATGAAGGCCTTATTATCAAAACAAGAGGCAGAGGTTAAAAAGCTAGAAGAATATAAGACTGCATTAAGGGAAACGAGGGAGCAATTAGATAAAGCTAAAACTGATCTTGATTTATGTAGAGCATCTAGAAGATAA
- a CDS encoding M61 family metallopeptidase, producing the protein MKSFRFFLFVFFLFVFQSGHTQVRNEYQISFKNAAHHEAQIEAVFTNLESGTISLRMSRTSPGRYALHEFAKNVYDVKITDSKDKDVTVTRPNPHQWDVSGHDGTIKLSYTLFADRGDGTYSQIDETHAHLNMPATFMYVPTLKDRPVQVTYLVREDLKWNVATQLIPLGGNKFLAPNLQYFMDSPAQISNHTVKEFKVASGGTEYTIKLALLHQGTEEEADQYFEQIKKIVEQEKAVFGDYPNFDYGEYTFLASYMPQVSGDGMEHRNSTVLTSTLSLADGGMEKNIGTVAHEFFHAWNVERIRPNSLEPFDFEETNMSGELWFAEGFTSYYTNLILCRAGIITQDQYIESLSKTYNYVWNSPALQYFNPIEMSYQAPFVDAATSVDPTNRGNTFVSYYSYGSMLGLALDLSLRDKDDLNLDDYLKLVWTKYGKTEIPYTIENLFFTLREYAGESFADDFFEKYIFDSQIPDFKKLLGSVAIYPKTNSKEPYLGVEIEFNEDDNAVISKYVKKGTPAYTIGLEKGDVIVAIDNQSFSDIDQFNGVLKKYKPGKKATIVYRRLDQEKKAFVKFGVSSQVEITQFSKPSKKALLKRENWLKSK; encoded by the coding sequence ATGAAATCTTTTCGATTTTTTCTTTTTGTTTTTTTTCTTTTTGTTTTTCAATCTGGACATACTCAGGTAAGAAATGAATATCAAATTTCTTTTAAAAATGCTGCACATCACGAAGCTCAAATCGAAGCCGTGTTTACTAATTTGGAAAGCGGCACTATTTCTTTAAGAATGAGTAGAACTTCTCCGGGTAGATATGCTTTACATGAATTTGCGAAAAATGTATATGATGTCAAAATTACAGATAGCAAAGACAAAGATGTTACTGTAACAAGACCTAATCCACATCAGTGGGATGTTTCTGGACATGATGGAACTATTAAGCTATCTTATACACTGTTTGCAGATAGAGGTGACGGAACTTATTCGCAAATAGATGAAACACACGCGCACCTTAATATGCCCGCAACGTTTATGTATGTTCCTACTTTAAAGGATCGTCCAGTACAAGTAACATACTTGGTTCGAGAAGATCTAAAATGGAATGTTGCTACGCAATTGATTCCTTTAGGAGGTAACAAATTCCTAGCTCCTAACTTACAATATTTCATGGACAGTCCAGCGCAAATCAGCAACCATACAGTTAAGGAATTCAAAGTAGCTTCTGGTGGCACTGAGTATACTATAAAGCTAGCATTGCTTCATCAAGGTACCGAGGAAGAAGCGGATCAATATTTCGAACAAATAAAAAAGATTGTTGAACAAGAAAAAGCGGTTTTCGGAGATTATCCAAATTTCGATTACGGAGAATACACTTTCCTGGCTAGTTATATGCCTCAGGTTTCTGGAGATGGAATGGAACATCGTAATTCTACAGTTTTAACAAGTACACTAAGTCTTGCTGATGGAGGAATGGAAAAAAACATAGGTACAGTCGCCCACGAATTTTTTCACGCTTGGAATGTAGAACGTATTCGCCCTAATTCATTAGAGCCTTTTGATTTTGAAGAAACAAACATGTCTGGTGAATTGTGGTTTGCAGAAGGTTTTACAAGTTATTATACAAATCTTATACTTTGCAGAGCAGGTATTATTACGCAAGATCAATATATAGAAAGTTTAAGCAAAACATATAATTATGTTTGGAACTCTCCTGCCCTACAATATTTCAATCCTATAGAAATGAGTTATCAAGCTCCTTTTGTTGATGCAGCTACATCTGTAGATCCTACAAACAGAGGAAATACATTTGTATCTTACTATTCATATGGAAGCATGTTGGGCCTTGCGTTAGACTTATCCTTAAGAGATAAGGACGATTTAAACTTAGATGACTACCTGAAATTAGTCTGGACTAAATATGGAAAAACAGAAATACCATATACGATAGAGAATTTGTTTTTTACACTGAGAGAATATGCTGGAGAATCTTTTGCAGATGATTTCTTTGAGAAATATATTTTTGACAGTCAAATTCCTGACTTTAAAAAACTTTTAGGATCTGTCGCTATCTATCCAAAAACCAATAGTAAAGAACCCTATTTAGGAGTAGAAATAGAATTTAACGAAGATGATAATGCGGTGATCTCAAAATACGTGAAGAAAGGAACTCCTGCATATACCATCGGTTTAGAAAAAGGAGATGTAATTGTAGCAATCGACAATCAGTCTTTTTCTGACATTGATCAATTCAATGGGGTTTTAAAAAAATACAAACCTGGCAAAAAAGCAACTATTGTTTATCGAAGGTTAGATCAAGAGAAAAAAGCGTTTGTTAAGTTCGGTGTTAGCTCTCAAGTAGAGATAACTCAATTCTCTAAACCTAGTAAAAAAGCTTTACTAAAAAGAGAAAATTGGTTAAAGTCTAAATAA
- the folE gene encoding GTP cyclohydrolase I FolE, with translation MKIETETLLKSNGYNLKGFSIDDIGDDHISTGMETPMKKNAFDMSDTEKKERIAHLFAEIMDVMGLDLTDDSLKGTPNRVAKMYIEEIFSGLDPKNKPKVALFDNKYKYNQMLVEKNITFYSNCEHHFVPIIGKAHIAYISSGKVIGLSKLNRIVQYFAKRPQVQERLTNQIATELKQILNTEDVAVIIDAKHLCVSSRGIKDDTSATVTSYYGGVFNTSDKISELQNYINN, from the coding sequence ATGAAAATAGAAACAGAAACATTGCTTAAGTCTAATGGATACAATTTAAAAGGTTTTTCTATTGATGATATCGGTGACGACCATATTAGTACCGGAATGGAAACTCCAATGAAGAAAAATGCATTTGATATGTCCGACACAGAAAAAAAAGAGCGGATAGCGCACTTGTTTGCAGAGATTATGGATGTGATGGGGTTGGATTTAACAGATGATTCGCTAAAAGGGACACCTAATCGCGTAGCCAAAATGTATATTGAGGAAATTTTTTCAGGATTAGATCCTAAGAATAAACCCAAAGTAGCATTGTTTGATAATAAATACAAATACAATCAAATGCTGGTAGAAAAAAACATTACGTTTTATTCTAATTGCGAGCATCACTTTGTACCGATAATAGGTAAAGCGCACATTGCATATATCTCATCAGGAAAAGTCATTGGGTTGTCAAAACTTAATCGTATAGTACAATATTTTGCCAAGCGTCCACAAGTACAAGAAAGGTTAACAAATCAGATAGCTACAGAGCTTAAACAGATTCTAAACACAGAAGATGTAGCAGTTATTATAGATGCCAAACATTTATGCGTCTCTTCTAGAGGAATTAAAGATGATACTTCGGCTACGGTAACTTCGTATTATGGAGGTGTTTTTAATACATCGGATAAAATTTCAGAGTTGCAGAACTATATAAATAATTGA
- a CDS encoding flavin reductase family protein, which produces MHYTKEQIASMDRVQRLKIINAVSGIKPANLIGTIADDGKTNVAIFSSVVHLGSDPALMGFIMRPIGEVSRHTYENILQNGQYTINHVDRSFVKNAHYTSAKLDRNDSEFEKCGLNEEYISGFEAPFVKESQLKIGLQFVEAINIRLNGTILMIGEIKHLIIPEANIGDHLDLDLSITNTVGISGLNTYYALEKIAEYPYARAAEIPDF; this is translated from the coding sequence ATGCATTATACAAAAGAACAGATAGCATCTATGGATCGTGTGCAGCGACTAAAAATAATAAATGCTGTATCCGGCATAAAACCTGCGAACCTCATTGGAACGATCGCTGATGACGGTAAAACCAACGTTGCAATATTTAGCTCTGTAGTTCACTTAGGCAGTGATCCGGCCCTTATGGGTTTTATTATGAGACCAATTGGCGAAGTTTCCAGACACACTTACGAAAATATTTTACAGAATGGTCAGTATACAATTAATCATGTAGACAGATCTTTTGTGAAAAATGCACATTATACCTCTGCGAAATTAGATCGAAATGATTCTGAGTTCGAAAAATGCGGATTGAATGAAGAATATATATCAGGATTTGAAGCTCCATTTGTTAAAGAAAGTCAACTCAAAATAGGATTGCAATTCGTAGAAGCTATAAATATTCGTCTGAACGGTACTATTTTAATGATAGGTGAAATAAAGCACTTAATCATTCCAGAAGCAAATATTGGAGATCATCTAGATTTGGATCTAAGTATTACAAATACGGTGGGTATTTCTGGGTTGAATACCTATTACGCTTTAGAAAAGATAGCAGAGTATCCTTATGCAAGGGCAGCCGAAATACCTGATTTCTAA
- a CDS encoding DUF2256 domain-containing protein: MKKSNLPVKICKVCERPFTWRKKWEKVWEEVKYCSNRCRNNRGSIKGEV, translated from the coding sequence TTGAAAAAATCTAATCTCCCTGTTAAAATCTGTAAAGTATGCGAACGACCATTTACTTGGAGAAAGAAATGGGAAAAGGTTTGGGAAGAAGTAAAGTATTGTAGCAATAGGTGCAGAAATAATAGAGGAAGCATAAAAGGAGAGGTTTAG
- a CDS encoding DASH family cryptochrome: MKTGLVWFRNDLRIADNNSLFKAVSENDKVIAVFFFDPRLFELDHFGFKKTEKYRAKFLVESVIELKESLNKLNITLLVYQNKPEEIFSKLIEDYKIDKVYLQKEWTSEEKKVFDFTKNEVKNPNIEWVESYDQFLFHPDDIPFNLQDIPKVFTNFRKKCEKFTSVRTEVVIDPLSSDNLLENTTDIPQISDLGFQEFETDLRTAFPFKGGESQAKQRIQDYFWNTKKLSFYKKTRNGLVGVDYSSKLSSWLSNGSISARTIYHQVQKYEEEIQKNDSTYWLVFELIWRDFFKYISLKHGNDLFRIEGILYKDYSWSKDIQGIHQWIHGETKESFVNANMIELKNTGWMSNRGRQNVASYFAKELKLDWRVGAAYFESLLIDYDVHSNYGNWQYVAGVGNDPRDRKFNIELQSQRYDPQQKFQSLWQQPTLF, translated from the coding sequence ATGAAGACGGGACTCGTATGGTTTAGAAATGATTTAAGAATTGCTGATAACAATTCTTTGTTCAAAGCGGTATCCGAAAATGATAAAGTGATCGCTGTGTTTTTTTTTGATCCAAGATTGTTCGAATTAGATCATTTTGGTTTTAAGAAGACAGAGAAATATAGGGCTAAGTTTCTTGTAGAAAGTGTGATAGAATTAAAAGAAAGCTTAAATAAACTTAATATTACGTTACTGGTTTATCAAAATAAACCCGAAGAAATTTTCTCAAAACTTATTGAAGATTATAAAATAGATAAGGTATATCTCCAAAAAGAGTGGACTTCGGAAGAAAAAAAGGTTTTCGACTTCACAAAAAATGAGGTAAAGAATCCAAATATAGAATGGGTAGAGTCATATGATCAGTTTCTCTTTCATCCAGATGATATTCCTTTTAATCTTCAGGATATTCCAAAAGTGTTTACCAATTTCAGGAAGAAATGTGAAAAATTTACTTCAGTTCGAACTGAAGTTGTAATAGATCCTTTGTCATCAGACAATTTGTTAGAAAATACTACTGATATTCCACAAATATCTGACCTTGGTTTTCAGGAATTCGAAACAGATTTGAGGACAGCCTTTCCTTTTAAAGGAGGAGAAAGCCAAGCCAAGCAAAGGATTCAAGACTATTTTTGGAATACAAAAAAACTTTCATTTTATAAGAAGACAAGGAATGGATTAGTAGGTGTTGATTATAGTTCTAAGTTGTCATCTTGGTTGTCCAATGGTTCTATTTCGGCACGTACGATTTATCATCAAGTGCAAAAATATGAAGAGGAAATACAAAAAAACGATAGTACATACTGGCTTGTTTTTGAATTAATTTGGAGAGATTTTTTTAAATATATTTCCTTGAAACACGGGAATGATCTCTTTAGAATAGAAGGAATACTTTATAAAGATTATTCTTGGTCAAAAGATATTCAAGGTATTCATCAATGGATTCATGGAGAAACTAAGGAATCTTTTGTAAATGCAAATATGATAGAGCTTAAAAATACTGGCTGGATGAGTAATCGCGGTCGACAAAATGTAGCTTCTTATTTCGCAAAAGAATTGAAGCTGGATTGGAGGGTAGGGGCAGCATATTTTGAGTCACTATTGATTGATTACGATGTTCATAGTAATTACGGAAACTGGCAGTATGTGGCAGGAGTTGGTAATGATCCGAGAGATCGTAAATTTAATATAGAGCTTCAGTCGCAACGATACGATCCGCAACAAAAATTTCAAAGCCTTTGGCAACAACCAACATTATTTTGA
- a CDS encoding cryptochrome/photolyase family protein, producing MILRLLLGDQLNYEHSWYKDTQEDVCYFMAEMRQETDYTVHHIQKVVGFFQSMRNFASWLSDKGSEIVYFELDHHDNKQDLVANLENIIKTKNITKFEYQLPDEYRLDKQLKDFSNQLSIDTEVFDTEHFLTSRTDFSDFFGGKKQYTMEYFYRDMRKKYDIMMITTKDPEGGKWNFDQSNRKKWKGSPEIPGQRDLKKDVSDLVQLVKKENVKTIGNINVTKFDWPTSREECLLLLDYFCENLLIYFGDYQDAMHLDEKYLFHSRLSFAMNSKMLHPMEVITKVIEYWRNQKEEIDISQVEGFVRQILGWREYMRGMYWAKMPGYKNLNKLNNVHKLPGFYWTGDTKMNCMSSAIKQSLDDAYAHHIQRLMITGNYALLTMTDPDEVDQWYLGVYIDAIEWVEITNTRGMSQFADGGLVATKPYVSSGSYINKMSNYCKSCYYKVSKKHEEDACPFNSLYWNFLDEKQQYFKDNQRMSMMLSLLHKMDKEKLSKLKERANHIIENPNEY from the coding sequence ATGATACTACGACTATTACTTGGTGATCAATTAAATTATGAACATTCTTGGTACAAGGATACTCAAGAGGATGTTTGTTATTTTATGGCCGAAATGCGCCAAGAAACTGATTATACCGTACATCATATTCAGAAAGTAGTAGGTTTTTTTCAGAGCATGAGAAATTTTGCTTCTTGGTTAAGTGATAAGGGATCGGAGATAGTCTATTTCGAGTTAGATCATCACGATAATAAACAGGATTTAGTAGCTAATCTCGAAAATATTATAAAAACAAAAAACATCACTAAGTTCGAATATCAACTTCCGGATGAATATAGATTAGACAAACAACTGAAAGACTTTTCTAATCAATTATCAATAGATACGGAAGTGTTTGATACCGAGCATTTCCTTACATCTAGAACAGATTTTTCTGATTTTTTTGGAGGTAAGAAACAGTATACAATGGAATATTTCTATCGTGATATGCGAAAGAAATATGATATTATGATGATTACCACAAAAGATCCTGAAGGAGGCAAGTGGAATTTTGACCAGAGCAATCGAAAAAAGTGGAAAGGTAGTCCAGAAATTCCTGGTCAGAGAGATTTGAAGAAAGACGTTAGCGATTTGGTTCAGCTTGTTAAAAAGGAAAATGTAAAGACTATTGGAAACATTAATGTAACAAAGTTCGATTGGCCAACTTCTAGAGAAGAGTGTTTGTTGTTATTAGATTACTTCTGCGAAAATCTATTAATATATTTTGGGGATTATCAAGACGCTATGCATCTCGATGAAAAATATTTGTTTCATAGCAGGCTTTCTTTTGCGATGAATAGTAAAATGCTTCATCCGATGGAAGTAATTACTAAGGTTATTGAATATTGGAGAAATCAAAAAGAAGAAATAGATATATCACAGGTAGAAGGATTTGTGCGTCAGATCCTTGGTTGGAGAGAGTATATGCGGGGTATGTATTGGGCAAAAATGCCGGGTTATAAAAACCTGAACAAGCTTAATAACGTCCATAAACTTCCAGGATTTTATTGGACAGGCGATACCAAAATGAACTGTATGAGTTCTGCTATTAAACAGAGTCTTGATGATGCATATGCGCATCATATACAGCGATTGATGATTACTGGTAATTATGCTTTATTAACAATGACGGATCCTGATGAGGTTGATCAATGGTATTTAGGTGTTTATATCGACGCTATTGAATGGGTAGAAATCACAAATACTCGCGGTATGAGTCAATTTGCAGATGGTGGATTGGTGGCAACAAAACCATATGTTTCTAGTGGTAGTTATATCAATAAAATGAGTAATTACTGCAAGAGTTGTTATTACAAAGTATCAAAGAAACATGAAGAAGACGCGTGTCCTTTCAATTCACTTTACTGGAATTTTTTAGATGAAAAACAGCAATATTTTAAAGATAATCAACGAATGTCCATGATGCTGAGCTTATTGCATAAAATGGACAAAGAAAAATTAAGTAAATTAAAAGAAAGAGCTAATCATATTATCGAAAACCCTAATGAGTATTAA